ATGGTGTGGAAAGGATATATATCCCAATTGAAATCCCGGGATTTCTTTTTTTGTTTGTTCTAACAATTGATTGATTGAATCCTCGGGTGACCATATATTGTGTACTACATTTTCTTCTGGATGACTTAGAATCAAAGTGTCGCGTAAGCTCCACCATCCACCTGTGATTGCTAATATCAGATGAAACCAAATAGCATTGATACCAACAAACTTGTGTAAATCGGAAAATAGAATCTGCATACTCTCTTTCAAACGCAATCGTAAAAGGCTTTTCCAAAATCGTTTATAAAGTTTAATTCCACTAATTGCCAAAATTAAATATACCAAAGCAATACATCCTGTGAAAAAATAGCCAATACCTCCAAGAAAAAGACTATAATGCAAAACAAGAAGGAAACCGTATAAACTATTGCTACGATCTTCTTTTAATTTTCCCGCGACTTTCCCATCATAAGGATTGAGCAAATAAACTATTTCTTTACTTGGTATCTCCTTATTATGGAACCAAACTTGATCTGCTTGGTTTTTTATATCTGAAACCAACCATCCAGCAACACTGCCTTCTGGAACTTGCTCTAACAAACGTTCGTATAATTGGTCAAAGGGCAATCGCTCCTTTTTTTCCTGAACGGTAAGAACACCTGTGAGCGTCTGTAATTCTTTTCCATAAACAAGAAGGGAACCAGTCATTCCCAAAACCAAAAGGAAACTAGCCCCAAATATTCCGAGGACCAAATGCAACTTATACCAAGTTTTTGCTTTCAACGAAGGCTCCGAGCTGAGGATATTTCCAATAAAATGAGATTAGGTCTCATTTTCAAGTAATTCTTGTGATACTACCTTCCGCAGAACTAGGAAAATTGTCCGTCTTAGATGGATAATCTCGGTTTCAATGGGCTGAAATTGCCGAAAACTAGGTTCAAACAGCAGTTTGGGGATGTTCTAACATTTGTTTGATGATTTGATTCACCTCTGGTCGACAGCT
The nucleotide sequence above comes from Leptospira harrisiae. Encoded proteins:
- a CDS encoding PepSY-associated TM helix domain-containing protein — its product is MKAKTWYKLHLVLGIFGASFLLVLGMTGSLLVYGKELQTLTGVLTVQEKKERLPFDQLYERLLEQVPEGSVAGWLVSDIKNQADQVWFHNKEIPSKEIVYLLNPYDGKVAGKLKEDRSNSLYGFLLVLHYSLFLGGIGYFFTGCIALVYLILAISGIKLYKRFWKSLLRLRLKESMQILFSDLHKFVGINAIWFHLILAITGGWWSLRDTLILSHPEENVVHNIWSPEDSINQLLEQTKKEIPGFQLGYISFPHHSKEEPIGFYGNRFDSSGLESRYGSYVRYDVKSKHIFDKINMSEESFWNQVLDSFRPLHFGTFANHFSKILWVVGGLTPAILAISGITIFYIKRKNRRRTQKKLLSSSV